One stretch of Lemur catta isolate mLemCat1 chromosome 2, mLemCat1.pri, whole genome shotgun sequence DNA includes these proteins:
- the SRRM2 gene encoding serine/arginine repetitive matrix protein 2 isoform X3, which produces MYNGIGLPTPRGSGTNGYVQRNLSLVRGRRGERPDYKGEEELRRLEAALVKRPNPDILDHERKRRVELRCLELEEMMEEQGYEEQQIQEKVATFRLMLLEKDVNPGGKEDTPGQRPAVTETHQLAELNEKKNERLRAAFGISDSYVDGSSFDPQRRAREAKQPAPEPPKPYSLVRESSSSRSPTPKQKKKKKKKDRGRSESSSPRRERKKSSKKKKHRSESESKKRKHRSPTPKSKRKSKDKKRKRSRSTTPAPKSRRAHRSTSADSASSSDTSRSRSRSAAAKTHTTALTGRSPSPASGRRGEGDAPSSEPGTINTQQPSSPEPSTKQPSSPYEDKDKKEKSAARPSPSPERSSTGPEPPAPTPLLAEQHGGSPQPLATTPLSQEPVNPPSEASPTRGHSPPKSPEKPPQSSSSESSPPSPQPTKVSRHASSSPESPKPALAPGAHRESCSPTSKNRSHGRAKRDKSHSHTPSRRMGRSHSPVTTKRGRSRSRTPTKRGHSRSRSPQWRRSRSAQRWGRSRSPQRRGRSRSPQRPGWSRSRNTQRRGRSRSARRGRSHSRSPATRGRSRSRTPARRGRSRSRTPARRRSRSRTPTRRRSRSRTPSRRARSRSRTPARRRSRTRSPVRRRSRSRSPARRSARSRSRTPARRSARSRSRTPARRSARSRSRTPARRSGRSRSRTPARRGRSRSRTPRRGRSRSRSLVRRGRSHSRTPQRRGRSGSSSERKNKSRTSQRSRSNSSPEMKKSRVSSRRSRSVSSQRSKVKSRLSLRRSLSGSSPCPKQKSQTPPRRSRSGSSQHKAKSRTPPRRSRSGSSPPPKQKSKTPSRQSHSSSSPHPKAKSGTPPRQGSIGSPQANEQSATPQRQSHSESSPDPELKSRTPSRYSCSGSSPPRVKSSTPPRQSPSRSSSPQPKVKAVTSPRQRSHSGSSSPSPSRVASRTPPRQSRSVSPCSNVESTLLPRHSHSRSSSPDTKVKPETPPRQSHSGSTSPYPKVKPQTPPGLSLFGSKSPRHQEKSKDLPAQSSPGSFSLCPGVKSSTPPGDSYFGSSSLQQRGQSQISPDLRSDTSSPEVRQSHSESPSLQSKSQTPPKGDQSRSSSPITELAPRSPTRQDRSELSASPRLKSGMSPEQSRSQSDSLYAGLDSESLLGKSRSEPFPESKQKMGLPLQEDVTASSPRPRDKFSPLVQVRPESSPVLKDIPRTPLREISGAGSSPDTRDQNSTLAKSSQDEELREMVEKSEEPSSHVLPHLSPELKEVAGNNYELSPEIEERPAVSLTLDQSQSQAALEAVEVAAVASSWGGPHFSSEHKELSNSPPRENSFGSPLQFRNSGPIGTEMNTGFSSEIKEDLNGPFLSQLETDPSLEMREQSTRSSRHSSSELSPDAVEKAGMSSNQSVASPVLDAIPRTPSRERSSSASSPELKDGLPRTPSRRSRSGSSPGLRDGSGTPSRHSLSGSSPGMKDIPRTPSRGRSECDSSPEPKALPQTPRPRSRSPSSPELNNKCLTPQRERSGSESSVEQKTVARTPLGQRSRSGSSQELDGKPRASPQERSESDSSPDSKTKTRTPLRQRSRSGSSPEVDSKSQPSPRRSRSGSSPEVKDKPRVAPRAQSGSDSSPEPKAPTPRALPRRSRSGSSSKGRGPSPEGSSSTESSPEHPPKSKTVRRGSRSSPEPKTKSRTPPRRRSSRSSPELTRKARLSRRSRSASSSPETRSRTPPRRRRSPSVSSPEPAEKSRSSRRRRSASSPRTKTTSRRGRSPSPKPRGLQRSRSRSRREKTRTTRRRDRSGSSQSTSRRRQRSRSRSRVTRRRRGGSGYHSRSPARQESSRTSSRRRRGRSRTPPTSRKRSRSRTSPAPWKRSRSRASPATHRRSRSRTPLISRRRSRSRTSPVSRRRSRSRTSVTRRRSRSRASPVSRRRSRSRTPPVTRRRSRSRTPTTRRRSRSRTPAVTRRRSRSRTPPVTRRRSRSRTSPITRRRSRSRTSPVTRRRSRSRTSPVTRRRSRSRTSPVTRRRSRSRTPPAIRRRSRSRTPLLPRKRSRSRSPLAIRRRSRSRTPRTTRGKRSLTRSPPAIRRRSASGSSSDRSRSATPPATRNHSGSRTPPVALNSSRVSCFSRPSMSPTPLDRCRSPGMLEPLGSSRAPMSVLQQAGGSMMDGPGPRIPDHQRTSVPENHAQSRIALALTAISLGTARPPPSMSAAGLAARMSQVPAPVPLMSLRTAPAANLASRIPAASAAAMNLASARTPAIPTAVNLADSRTPAAAAAMNLASPRTAVAPSAVNLADPRTPTAPAVNLAGARTPAALAALSLTGSGTPPTAANYPSSSRTPQAPASANLVGPRSAHATAPVNIASSRTPTALAPASLSTARMAPALSGANLTSPRVPLSAYERVSGRTSPPLLDRARSRTPPSAPSQSRMTSERAPSPPSRMGQTPSQSLLPPAQERPRSPVPSAFSDQSRSLIAQTTTIAGSQSLSSGAVAKTTSSGGGHNGMLSSAAHGVSHSEGGEPPASTGAQQPSALAALQPAKERRSSSSSSSSSSSSSSSSSSSSSSSSSGSSSSDSEGSSLPAQPEVALKRVPSPTPAPKEAVREGRPPEPTPAKRKRRSSSSSSSSSSSSSSSSSSSSSSSSSSSSSSSSSSSSSSSSSSPSPAKPGPQALPKPASPKKPPPGERRSRSPRKPIDSLRDSRSLSYSPVERRHPSPQPSPQDQLSSSSERGSRRGQRGDSRSPGHKRRRETPSPQPTRHRSSRSP; this is translated from the exons ATGTACAACGGGATCGGGCTGCCGACGCCCCGGGGCAGCGGCACCAACGGCTACGTCCAGCGCAACCTGTCCCTGGTGCGGGGCCGCCGGGGTGAGCGGCCTGACTACAAGGGAGAGGAGGAACTGCGGCGCCTGGAGGCTGCCCTGGTGAAGCGGCCTAATCCTGACATCCTGGACCACGAGCGCAAGCGGCGCGTGGAGCTGCGATGCCTCGAGCTGGAGGAGATGATGGaagagcaggg GTACGAAGAACAGCAAATTCAGGAAAAAGTGGCGACCTTTCGACTCATGTTGCTGGAGAAGGATGTGAACCCTGGGGGGAAGGAGGACACCCCAGGGCAGAGGCCAGC GGTAACTGAGACTCACCAGTTGGCAGAATTGAATGAGAAGAAGAATGAGCGACTCCGTGCTGCCTTTGGCATCAGTGATTCTTATGTGGATGGCAGTTCTTTTGACCCTCAGCGTCGTGCTCGCGAAGCCAAACAACCAGCTCCTGAGCCTCCCAAACCTTACAG ccTTGTTCGGGAGTCCAGCAGTTCTCGCTCACCAACcccaaagcaaaagaagaagaaaaagaagaaagatagagGACG GTCAGAGAGCAGCTCTCCTCGAcgggagagaaagaagagctcAAAGAAGAAGAAGCACAG GTCAGAGTCTGAGTCCAAGAAACGTAAGCATAG GTCTCCCACTCCAAAGAGCAAACGTAAATCTAAGGACAAGAAGCGAAAACG GTCTCGAAGTACAACACCAGCCCCCAAGAGCCGCCGGGCCCACCGTTCAACTTCTGCTgactctgcttcctcctctgatACTTCACGCAGTCG ATCTCGAAGTGCTGCAGCTAAAACCCATACAACTGCCTTGACTGGGCGAAGTCCTTCCCCTGCTTCAGGGCGTCGAGGGGAGGGAGATGCGCCCTCCAGTGAGCCAGGTACCATCAACACACAACAACCTAGCAGCCCAGAGCCCTCTACAAAGCAGCCTAGCAGCCCTTACGAAGACAAAGACAAGAAGGAG AAATCTGCAGCTCGACCTAGTCCCTCTCCGGAAAGGAGCAGCACAGGCCCAGAACCACCTGCTCCCACTCCGCTCCTTGCTGAGCAACATGGCGGCTCCCCACAACCCCTTGCAACAACCCCCTTAAGTCAGGAGCCAGTGAACCCCCCATCTGAGGCCTCCCCAACCCGGGGCCATTCACCACCTAAGTCTCCTGAGAAACCTCCCCAGTCTTCTTCGTCAGAGAGCAGCCCACCATCCCCTCAACCTACCAAAGTTTCTCGGCATGCCAGCTCTTCCCCTGAAAGTCCTAAACCTGCTCTAGCTCCTGGGGCCCACCGGGAGAGTTGTTCTCCCACATCCAAGAATCGATCACATGGCAGAGCAAAGCGGGATAAATCACACTCTCACACCCCTTCCCGTAGGATGGGGAGATCCCATAGCCCTGTAACTACTAAGAGGGGGCGATCTCGGTCTCGAACCCCTACCAAGAGAGGTCATTCTCGGTCCCGGTCCCCTCAGTGGCGTAGGTCCAGGTCTGCACAGAGGTGGGGAAGATCTAGAAGCCCACAGCGACGTGGCCGCTCTAGGTCTCCTCAGCGACCAGGCTGGTCCAGGAGCAGAAATACCCAGAGAAGAGGCAGGTCTCGATCAGCAAGGCGAGGTAGATCGCACTCTAGATCCCCAGCCACTAGGGGCAGATCTCGTTCTAGAACACCAGCCCGGCGGGGCAGGTCTCGTTCTAGAACACCTGCCAGGCGGAGGTCACGTTCTAGAACACCCACCAGGCGCAGGTCTCGGTCTAGAACACCATCCCGAAGGGCCAGGTCCCGGTCCAGAACACCTGCTAGGCGCAGATCTAGGACCCGATCACCAGTCCGACGAAGGTCTCGTAGTAGATCTCCAGCCAGGAGAAGTGCCCGGTCACGCTCTAGAACCCCAGCCAGGAGAAGTGCCCGGTCACGCTCTAGAACCCCAGCCAGAAGAAGTGCCCGGTCACGCTCTAGAACCCCAGCCAGACGCAGTGGTCGCTCGCGTTCCAGAACACCAGCCAGGAGAGGGAGATCTCGGTCTAGGACACCAAGACGAGGAAGATCCCGCAGTAGAAGTCTAGTTAGACGAGGAAGGTCTCACTCTAGAACACCACAAAGAAGAGGCAGATCTGGCTCATCATCAGAGCGAAAAAACAAATCCAGAACATCTCAGAGGAGTAGGTCCAACTCGAGCCCAGAAATGAAAAAGTCTCGTGTTTCTTCAAGGCGGAGCAGATCTGTCTCTTCACAACGATCCAAAGTAAAGTCACGCTTGTCTTTGAGGCGAAGCCTTTCGGGGTCCTCTCCATGCCCTAAACAAAAGTCACAGACCCCACCCAGGCGCAGTCGCTCTGGATCATCCCAACATAAAGCTAAATCTAGAACGCCACCCAGGCGTAGTCGCTCTGGTTCTTCACCACCACCTAAACAGAAATCTAAAACGCCATCAAGACAAAGTCATTCCAGTTCATCTCCTCACCCTAAAGCGAAATCTGGAACACCTCCAAGACAAGGGTCTATAGGAAGTCCTCAGGCCAATGAACAATCTGCAACACCACAAAGACAGAGCCATTCTGAATCATCACCTGATCCTGAGTTAAAATCTAGGACCCCTTCAAGATACAGTTGCTCTGGGTCCTCTCCTCCTAGAGTGAAATCGAGTACACCTCCAAGACAGAGCCCATCTAGGTCATCATCTCCACAACCCAAAGTGAAGGCCGTAACATCCCCAAGACAAAGAAGTCATTCTGGCTCCTCTTCTCCAAGTCCTAGTAGGGTGGCATCTAGAACACCTCCAAGGCAAAGCAGATCAGTGTCTCCCTGCTCCAATGTGGAATCCACGTTATTACCAAGGCACAGCCACTCTAGGTCctcctcaccagataccaaagtGAAACCTGAAACACCACCAAGACAAAGTCACTCAGGGTCTACTTCGCCGTACCCCAAAGTAAAGCCCCAAACTCCACCAGGGCTAAGTCTTTTTGGATCAAAGTCTCCTCGTCACCAAGAGAAGTCTAAAGACTTACCAGCACAGAGTTCCCCtggatctttctctctctgtccaggAGTAAAATCTAGTACACCACCAGGAGATAGCTATTTTGGCTCTTCATCTCTGCAACAGAGAGGGCAATCTCAAATCTCACCAGACCTCAGATCTGATACTTCAAGTCCGGAAGTGAGACAGAGTCACTCAGAATCTCCATCTCTGCAGAGCAAATCTCAAACTCCTCCTAAGGGTGATCAGTCCAGGTCCTCATCTCCAATCACTGAACTGGCACCCAGATCTCCAACAAGGCAAGACAGAAGTGAATTATCAGCAAGTCCTAGGCTGAAATCTGGGATGTCTCCTGAGCAGAGCAGGTCCCAGTCTGACTCTTTATATGCTGGACTAGACTCTGAATCTCTTCTGGGGAAGAGTAGATCAGAGCCTTTTCCTGAATCAAAACAGAAGATGGGCTTACCCCTTCAGGAGGATGTTACTGCATCGTCTCCTAGACCAAGAGACAAATTTAGTCCTTTGGTACAGGTCAGGCCCGAGTCTTCACCAGTACTCAAAGACATACCTAGAACCCCACTGAGGGAAATAAGTGGTGCTGGGTCATCTCCAGATACAAGAGACCAAAATAGCACATTAGCTAAGTCAAGCCAAGATGAAGAGTTAAGGGAGATGGTAGAGAAATCTGAAGAACCCTCAAGCCATGTCCTGCCCCATTTGTCTCCAGAACTTAAAGAAGTGGCTGGAAATAACTATGAATTATCTCCTGAAATAGAAGAAAGGCCTGCTGTGTCTTTGACTCTTGACCAAAGCCAGTCACAGGCTGCTTTGGAAGCAGTAGAAGTTGCTGCAGTGGCCTCATCTTGGGGTGGGCCACATTTTTCTTCAGAACATAAAGAACTGTCTAACTCCCCCCCCAGGGAGAATAGCTTTGGATCACCTTTACAATTTAGAAACTCAGGCCCTATTGGTACAGAAATGAATACTGGATTTTCTTCTGAGATTAAAGAAGATTTGAACGGACCTTTCCTTAGTCAGCTGGAGACAGATCCATCTCTAGAAATGAGAGAACAATCGACAAGATCCTCTAGACACAGCAGTTCTGAGTTATCCCCAGATGCAGTGGAAAAGGCTGGAATGTCTTCAAATCAGAGTGTTGCTTCACCTGTACTTGATGCTATACCCAGAACACCCTCAAGAGAAAGAAGTAGTTCTGCATCTTCTCCTGAACTAAAAGATGGCTTACCCAGAACTCCATCAAGGAGAAGCAGGTCTGGGTCTTCTCCAGGACTTAGAGATGGGTCTGGGACTCCCTCAAGGCACAGCCTGTCTGGGTCCTCTCCTGGAATGAAAGATATACCTAGAACACCATCCAGGGGGAGAAGTGAATGTGATTCTTCTCCGGAACCGAAAGCTTTGCCTCAGACTCCTAGGCCAAGAAGTCGTTCTCCATCATCCCCAGAACTCAACAACAAGTGTCTTACCccccagagagagagaagtgggtCAGAATCATCAGTTGAACAGAAAACTGTGGCCAGGACTCCACTTGGGCAGAGAAGTAGGTCTGGATCTTCTCAAGAACTTGATGGGAAACCCAGAGCATCCCCTCAGGAAAGAAGTGAGTCAGACTCTTCTCCAGATTCTAAAACCAAGACACGAACCCCGCTTAGGCAGAGGAGTCGCTCTGGATCATCTCCAGAGGTTGACAGCAAATCCCAACCTTCTCCTCGGCGGAGCAGGTCTGGCTCCTCTCCTGAAGTGAAAGATAAGCCAAGAGTGGCACCCAGGGCACAGAGCGGTTCTGACTCATCTCCTGAACCCAAAGCTCCTACCCCTAGGGCCCTTCCCAGACGAAGCAGATCAGGTTCATCAAGCAAAGGCAGAGGCCCTTCTCCTGAAGGAAGCAGCAGTACCGAGTCCTCTCCAGAACACCCACCCAAATCCAAAACAGTTCGAAGAGGCTCCAGGTCATCACCAGAGCCCAAGACTAAATCTCGCACGCCACCTCGACGTCGCAGTTCTCGATCATCTCCTGAACTAACAAGGAAGGCCAGACTTTCACGTAGAAGCCgctctgcctcttcctcaccaGAAACCCGCTCTAGAACTCCCCCAAGACGCCGAAGAAGTCCCTCAGTGTCTTCCCCAGAGCCAGCTGAAAAGTCAAGGTCTTCCCGCCGACGGCGCTCAGCTTCATCTCCACGCACTAAGACAACTTCCAGGAGAGGCCGGTCTCCTTCACCAAAGCCTCGTGGACTCCAGAGGTCTCGTTCCCGCTCAAGGAGGGAGAAAACCAGAACAACCCGCCGTCGAGATAGGTCTGGATCTTCCCAGTCAACATCTCGGAGAAGACAGCGGAGCCGGTCAAGGTCTCGGGTTACTCGGCGAAGGAGGGGAGGCTCTGGTTATCACTCAAGGTCACCTGCCAGGCAGGAGAGTTCCCGAACCTCCTCTCGACGCCGAAGAGGCCGTTCTCGGACACCTCCAACCAGTCGGAAGCGTTCGCGCTCACGCACATCACCAGCGCCATGGAAACGCTCTAGATCTCGAGCCTCTCCAGCCACTCACCGGCGATCCAGGTCCAGAACACCCCTGATAAGCCGACGTAGGTCCAGGTCTCGAACCTCACCAGTCAGTCGGAGGCGGTCAAGGTCCAGAACATCAGTGACTCGGCGAAGATCTCGGTCAAGAGCATCCCCAGTGAGTCGAAGGCGATCCAGGTCCAGAACACCACCAGTAACCCGCCGTCGTTCAAGGTCCAGAACACCAACAACACGCCGGCGCTCCCGTTCTAGAACTCCAGCAGTGACTCGCAGAAGGTCCAGATCTAGGACTCCACCTGTAACCAGGAGACGATCTCGAAGCAGAACTTCACCTATCACTCGTAGAAGGTCAAGATCCAGAACATCTCCAGTCACCCGAAGGAGATCTCGATCTCGCACTTCTCCAGTAACTCGAAGAAGGTCCCGCTCTCGAACCTCTCCAGTGACACGCCGCCGCTCTAGGTCCCGAACACCTCCAGCTATTCGGCGCCGCTCTAGGTCTCGAACACCACTGTTGCCACGCAAACGATCTCGAAGTCGCTCACCACTTGCTATCCGCCGCCGTTCTAGATCCCGTACTCCACGAACAACTCGGGGCAAACGGTCCTTAACAAGATCTCCTCCAGCCATCCGCAGGCGTTCTGCATCTGGAAGTAGTTCTGATCGCTCACGTTCTGCTACTCCTCCAGCAACACGGAACCATTCTGGTTCTCGGACCCCTCCGGTAGCACTCAATAGCTCCAGAGTGAGCTGCTTCAGTCGTCCTAGCATGTCACCAACTCCTCTTGATCGCTGCAGATCACCTGGAATGCTTGAACCCCTTGGCAGCTCTAGAGCACCCATGTCTGTCCTGCAGCAAGCTGGTGGCTCCATGATGGATGGTCCAGGTCCCCGAATACCTGATCACCAGAGAACATCTGTGCCAGAAAATCATGCTCAATCTAGAATTGCTCTTGCCCTGACGGCCATCAGTCTTGGCACTGCTCGGCCTCCTCCGTCCATGTCCGCTGCTGGCCTTGCTGCAAGAATGTCCCAGGTTCCAGCTCCAGTGCCTCTCATGAGTCTCAGAACGGCCCCAGCTGCCAACCTTGCCAGCAGGATTCCTGCAGCTTCTGCAGCAGCCATGAACCTGGCCAGTGCCAGAACACCTGCCATCCCGACAGCAGTGAACCTGGCTGACTCGCGAAcaccagctgcagcagcagccaTGAACTTGGCCAGCCCCAGAACAGCGGTGGCACCTTCAGCTGTGAACCTTGCTGACCCTCGTacccccacagccccagctgTGAACCTGGCAGGAGCCAGAACCCCAGCTGCCTTGGCAGCTTTGAGTCTCACAGGTTCTGGCACTCCCCCAACTGCTGCAAATTATCCCTCCAGTTCCAGAACACCCCAGGCTCCAGCCTCTGCAAACCTGGTGGGTCCTCGGTCTGCACATGCCACAGCTCCTGTCAATATTGCCAGCTCCAGAACCCCCACAGCCTTGGCTCCTGCAAGCCTCTCCACTGCTAGGATGGCTCCGGCACTGTCTGGTGCAAACCTCACCAGCCCCAGGGTGCCCCTCTCTGCCTACGAGCGTGTCAGTGGCAGAACCTCACCACCGCTCCTTGACCGAGCCAGATCCAGAACGCCACCATCTGCCCCAAGCCAGTCTAGGATGACCTCTGAGCgggctccttcccctccttcaaGAATGGGCCAGACTCCCTCCCAGTCTCTTCTCCCTCCAGCACAGGAGCGGCCTAGGTCCCCTGTGCCATCTGCTTTTTCAGACCAATCCCGTTCTTTGATTGCCCAGACCACCACCATAGCAGGGTCTCAGTCCCTTTCCTCTGGGGCAGTGGCAAAGACCACATCCTCCGGTGGTGGCCACAATGGCATGCTCTCTAGCGCTGCCCATGGGGTGTCCCATTCTGAGGGTGGGGAACCACCTGCCTCTACTGGGGCCCAGCAGCCTTCTGCATTAGCCGCCCTGCAGCCAGCAAAGGAGCGGCggagttcctcctcctcctcctcgtcctctagctcctcctcttcatcatcatcGTCCtcgtcctcctcttcctcctctggctcCAGTTCTAGTGACTCGGAGGGCTCTAGCCTTCCAGCTCAACCTGAGGTGGCACTGAAGAG gGTCCCCAGCCCTACCCCAGCCCCAAAGGAGGCTGTGCGAGAGGGACGTCCTCCAGAGCCAACCCCAGCCAAGCGGAAGAGACGCTCTAGCAGTTCCAGTTCCAGttcctcctcttcatcttcttcctcttcctcttcctcctcctcctcttcctcttcttcctcctcttcctcgtcttcctcttcttcctcctcctcctcctcttcctccccttcccctgctaAGCCTGGTCCTCAGGCCTTGCCCAAACCTGCAAGCCCCAAGAAGCCACCCCCTGGCGAGCGGAG GTCCCGCAGCCCCCGGAAGCCAATAGACTCCCTTCGGGACTCCCGGTCCCTTAGCTACTCACCTGTGGAGCGTCGCCATCCCTCGCCTCAGCCTTCGCCACAGGACCAGCTGAG